A window of Drosophila santomea strain STO CAGO 1482 chromosome X, Prin_Dsan_1.1, whole genome shotgun sequence genomic DNA:
ATccatggcagcagcagcttggGCATGGGTCTGGGCCTCTGCCGGGCGGAGAGTTTTCCCGTTCTCCTCGATTGCAGCCACGGAGCGGGCATCATTCTGTCCGATTCGGTAACCGGATCTGGTGGATCGGGTGCTGTTGCCATTGCTCAGATTCTGGCGGATTCGGTGGCCGATCGCAGTGGTTGCATTCAGGCGGGTGATCGCATTGTGGCCATCAACAAGATGTACAGCTTGGATGCGGCGGCCATGAGGCAGCTGCTCGAGGGTGGATCCATACGCAATGGAGCGAGCACTGGAACGCCGGCCAACtggctggagctggagatcgAGTTCGATATGCCGGATGCCGTGGTGCCCGCCAGTGGTGTCTTCAGTGTCAAATTGCTGAGGGCCGGCAAATGTGGACTTGGTCTGAGCGTGAGTGGTTCCAGTCATGGTGGCTTGGTCATTTCGGACGTGAAAATGGGCAGTCCTGCCCATCGCAGTGGCTCCCTGCGAACCGGCGATATTCTGCTGGCCGTTGACCAGCATCCAGTGCAGCATTTCAACGTGGACGCACTGCTGAAAGAGGAGGGCAGATCGCAGAATCCCAGCCACAGTTCCTCTGACTTCACCACGCTGACGATCAAGCGGATCGTGCTGCCCGACTTCCTGCCCATGTCCAGTCCGATTTACAGCAATTGCCCGGCGAGTGGCATCAActtgggcatgggcatgggtgTGTCCAACAGCACGGATCACGATCTTTATAGCAGTGCCTATGTGACGGCGGGCAAGTATGCCGACTGTGTGTCCCTGAAATCGAGGACACCGCAACCGGATTACTTCCGAGTGCCCAGCATGGACGATGCCAGTCTGCAGTCCGTGCAGTTGCGATCGGGATCGGGCACAAATGGCGGTAACCAGGCGGGTAACAGCTGGTCCACCGGCGTTAACAGCCGATCCTATGTGGCCCCAACCAATACGCAGAGTCTGACCACCGAGTTgcccgaggaggaggacgagcaGGAACAGTTGTATCCCGGATACGAGCTCAATCGCTATGCCAGGTGCGTCCAAATCCTATCTATAGGCTCAAAACACATCTCtgaatatgttttatttttacagtGTTGATTGCACCGCCTTGCCGCCGCCCATGGAGAACAAGGTGTACGGATCGGCCGCCAGTTCGAGCAGCAAGAGCAGCGGGAGCAGCCTGCACCAGGTCATCTTCACGGTGCGCTTGGAGCCCAAGGGAGGATTGCTGGGCATCACACTGGCCGGCAGCGAGGACATCACCAAGTCCATTACAATCAGTGGCCTCGTAGAGGGTAAgtctacatacatataatcatattataattattgtaAACTAAAgcacataaatattatatcaAACAGGTGGCATTGCGCACAAGAATGGCCAGATCCATGTGGGCGACCAGCTGCTGGCCATCGATGAGCATTCGGTGCAGGGCATGCCCCTTTCGCATGCCACCAGTCTGCTGCAGAATCTCGGCGATCTGGTCGACCTGAAGATCCTGCGCAGTCACGACCTGGCCAATGGCAGTCATCTGCCGCAAACGCAGGCCATCTATGCCAAGGTGCAACGGCGTCCTCGAAGTCCATCGGCCAATACGGAGGCCAGCAAGGAGTCGGGCAGCGGGAATGCCAATGGGGGCGGAGCAGCCAATGGGAATTCGGGCAGTGGAAAGCCCCGCGTGTTCCATGTCACCTTGTACAAGGATAAGGTGTACGATGACTATGGATTCTCCGTTTCCGATGGGCTTTACGAGCGCGGCGTCTTCATCAACAGGATTCGCAGCGGTGGTCCCGCCGATATGTGCGGTCTTCTGAAGCCCTTCGATCGGATCATGCAGGTTGGTCTGAAGCTATCCTCAAtggtattattttatttatatttatttgtgtatatCCCCAGGTAAATGAGATGAAGACGCAGGACTTTGATTGCTGCCTTACCGTTCCGCTGATCGCCGCTGCTGGCGATAAAATCGAGATGATCATGCAGCGCTCCGAGTGATCCCACTTGCCCGAGATCCTTATGTTAAACTAGTTGTATGCTAAGCTAATCCTAAGTGCCATTGCTAGCCCATAATATTAtatactacatacatatatccctGTATTCTTTACCGAGCGAAACCTGCacacaaacaaatgaaaatcccCTATCGTCAAGGAAAATTTGGCGCAAAACAGTCGGCCATAACCAAATAATGCCCTTCTTATGATAGATCTGACATAATACTACGTTAATTCTACgctaaaatttgttttctagCAAATAAACAATCGTACCGAAAGTTTGTTCCAAACTAAACAATCAAAACTATGAGTAATTCATTTGCTTTTAAAGATTACAAATTTCTATGCTTTAATGACCTACATTCTTGAACGTATGTCAAAATGTTGATTAGAACTTGGTTTAGGAAAACCATAAGCTAATTTATAGAGAATATAATTAgctataaaattatattttaaagcgCGAGCTTACCAGTTTTTAGCTTTATTTTCAATGTATATAAAATCCTTTCGTAATAACCATGGCTCTTCACCGTTTAACATTTGGCACGTACTTTATACTTTGTACCCTGTAAAGCTATAGTCCGCCGATCTGGCACTGATCTATGTAAACAGTAATCCCCTTGGGGGCTTATGTCATTGAGAGCGATTGCAGTGATTGCAGTGATTGTTATTCAATATTCTCAGCATTCTGCAGCACTGTGTGTTCCGTTTTCAATTAGCCAATCGGTGTAATCTTTATGCCCCATGTAATTCGCgttgtaaacaaaatgtttttacacTTGCTAGGGcccagtgggcgtggcaggggctGAGCCTATGACGTTGGACCCTCTGATGGggaaatatcaaaacaaataGACAGACACCTGTGCTGATGTGCAATGCAAGTGGATTTTTGAACCGGAATCAATTTTCGAACTCAAAGTTCGCTGCTTATCGGTCATCGGGGGTATTAGCTGCTGAATCTGCACGGAAGTAATACGCCCTGAGTCATAATCATCTAAATATAGAGCGTATTTCTAGCTACGTACTAAGTATTTTTCCAGGGTATTCGTTTGGCTTGTGGAAAAAGGTTTGGCAAAGGGGATGCCATCGGCCGTCGGCCGTCAAAGAAAGtcgtaaacaaaaacaagaaagaaacAAGCAGACAGACTTTGGGTCATGATAACGCATTGGAAAGGCCGCCTCTTTGACGTCAATGGGCAATATTCGAGATCCTGGTGGAGTAAACACCTTCTCCGGACTTTGGACGCCTCGAAAGCGAAACGGGATTCTGCGAGAATCGCTGCCTGATAACGTGTGTGCCAATGGCAacataatacatatgtatgcataatacatatgtatgcattaTACATATAAGCAAATATGTTTTGTACTGACACCACCACCTGTCAGGGGCGGTGAGCGGtacgggggcgtggcaggggccCGTCAATTGACACAGTTTTCTCAGAAATTCACTTCGCCCTCTGCACACAGAGAAATAGCGTTCAAGTTTAGCTATAAACTAGGTTCTTAGTagatatatgtaaatatattctgcaaaaatattgaattttgaAGAATATTAGAATATAGAGAATATATTAGATTATAGAGAAAATATTAAGACATATAAccttaaataataatataa
This region includes:
- the LOC120455438 gene encoding glutamate receptor-interacting protein 1 isoform X1, producing MKLWKSKKPIGGCVPGKSAALKQDQQQQQQQQESHNNSFNGHHHPPTDTALAPMLSVDRAMSPAQSEDSGLAPERGTTYATITLPRNALHLAITFAERNDLSYPPVVGSLNPVGHAADFLAPGDRLHQIDGISTIGLSNQKVMNMLCAGGSDACPAIVEIEYSLPECTVSQNSLCVTSKLAQITVERESGCLGLTLRGGADYPLIVTHVRPHGPVYKTGRIKPGDRLLRVDNVSLIGKTLAEAQQIIKCGGHVAGYTNLTIEYDVSVVQSVEFSMGPLLIEIERPMNDKLGLVLCNYTAAMPASGSGASTPSSVEKIEESSGVFIASILPASIADRCGALSVGDQVLSIDDTMIEHTAFSPDEVMTILDTSTGRGYTQMQIMPAHALARRGHTALGSPKYSFSTLESRKSSTAGRQRQRFARKSSLPLENPGSTGASMGTGGIHGSSSLGMGLGLCRAESFPVLLDCSHGAGIILSDSVTGSGGSGAVAIAQILADSVADRSGCIQAGDRIVAINKMYSLDAAAMRQLLEGGSIRNGASTGTPANWLELEIEFDMPDAVVPASGVFSVKLLRAGKCGLGLSVSGSSHGGLVISDVKMGSPAHRSGSLRTGDILLAVDQHPVQHFNVDALLKEEGRSQNPSHSSSDFTTLTIKRIVLPDFLPMSSPIYSNCPASGINLGMGMGVSNSTDHDLYSSAYVTAGKYADCVSLKSRTPQPDYFRVPSMDDASLQSVQLRSGSGTNGGNQAGNSWSTGVNSRSYVAPTNTQSLTTELPEEEDEQEQLYPGYELNRYASVDCTALPPPMENKVYGSAASSSSKSSGSSLHQVIFTVRLEPKGGLLGITLAGSEDITKSITISGLVEGGIAHKNGQIHVGDQLLAIDEHSVQGMPLSHATSLLQNLGDLVDLKILRSHDLANGSHLPQTQAIYAKVQRRPRSPSANTEASKESGSGNANGGGAANGNSGSGKPRVFHVTLYKDKVYDDYGFSVSDGLYERGVFINRIRSGGPADMCGLLKPFDRIMQVNEMKTQDFDCCLTVPLIAAAGDKIEMIMQRSE
- the LOC120455438 gene encoding glutamate receptor-interacting protein 1 isoform X2; the protein is MKLWKSKKPIGGCVPGKSAALKQDQQQQQQQQESHNNSFNGHHHPPTDTALAPMLSVDRAMSPAQSEDSGLAPERGTTYATITLPRNALHLAITFAERNDLSYPPVVGSLNPVGHAADFLAPGDRLHQIDGISTIGLSNQKVMNMLCAGGSDACPAIVEIEYSLPECISQNSLCVTSKLAQITVERESGCLGLTLRGGADYPLIVTHVRPHGPVYKTGRIKPGDRLLRVDNVSLIGKTLAEAQQIIKCGGHVAGYTNLTIEYDVSVVQSVEFSMGPLLIEIERPMNDKLGLVLCNYTAAMPASGSGASTPSSVEKIEESSGVFIASILPASIADRCGALSVGDQVLSIDDTMIEHTAFSPDEVMTILDTSTGRGYTQMQIMPAHALARRGHTALGSPKYSFSTLESRKSSTAGRQRQRFARKSSLPLENPGSTGASMGTGGIHGSSSLGMGLGLCRAESFPVLLDCSHGAGIILSDSVTGSGGSGAVAIAQILADSVADRSGCIQAGDRIVAINKMYSLDAAAMRQLLEGGSIRNGASTGTPANWLELEIEFDMPDAVVPASGVFSVKLLRAGKCGLGLSVSGSSHGGLVISDVKMGSPAHRSGSLRTGDILLAVDQHPVQHFNVDALLKEEGRSQNPSHSSSDFTTLTIKRIVLPDFLPMSSPIYSNCPASGINLGMGMGVSNSTDHDLYSSAYVTAGKYADCVSLKSRTPQPDYFRVPSMDDASLQSVQLRSGSGTNGGNQAGNSWSTGVNSRSYVAPTNTQSLTTELPEEEDEQEQLYPGYELNRYASVDCTALPPPMENKVYGSAASSSSKSSGSSLHQVIFTVRLEPKGGLLGITLAGSEDITKSITISGLVEGGIAHKNGQIHVGDQLLAIDEHSVQGMPLSHATSLLQNLGDLVDLKILRSHDLANGSHLPQTQAIYAKVQRRPRSPSANTEASKESGSGNANGGGAANGNSGSGKPRVFHVTLYKDKVYDDYGFSVSDGLYERGVFINRIRSGGPADMCGLLKPFDRIMQVNEMKTQDFDCCLTVPLIAAAGDKIEMIMQRSE